The segment CCTAAGTTTCATTCTGTGTTTTCTATAAACCAGCCATTAGCTGGGCTTGACGTAATTCTAATTGACGAACATCTCGTGGTAAGAAACGACGAATTTCATCTTCATTAAAGCCGACTTGTAGACGTTTGTTATCGATCATAATTGGTCTACGTAACAAACCAGGATTGTTTTGTACAAGCTCTAAAAGTTCTTGTAATGGTAACTCATCCAGATCCATGTTTAATTTTTGGAAAACTTTTGAACGGGTAGAAATAATTTCTTCTGTTCCGTCTTCCGTCATTTGTAAAATTGCTTTTAATTCAGAGCTATTAAGAGGTTCTGAAAAAATATTTCGCTCTACAAATGGAATCTGATGCTCTTGCAACCACGCACGAGCCTTTCTGCAGGAAGTACAACTTGGGGAAGTATATAGTGTTAACAACGTGCATCACTCCTTTTTGTGATTATAGCCACATTTTTGTAACAGAAGATCCTGAATATCTTCCATCTGTTTCTATTATACCTAATCAACATTTAAATAGCTAGCTTTTTTTTAAATTATTTTTAAAAAAAATGAAAGTTATCTAAGACAGATATACAGTTAAACCAAGGTTTCTACTTAATTTTGAGTAAAAAAATTAGAGTTTTCAAATACTTTTACAATACAAAAAACACATAACACAGCACAAAAATCTGTACTAGTCTTTTTGAAAACTTTAAAAATGATAGCGTTTTTTTCACGTGTAATGTTTTTTATTTATTTAATAACAAAAAATTTTTAAAACTCAGAAAATAAAAAAAACTAAAAAAATGTTGATTTTAACGCCACTATAAAATTGAAGTAGCAGATGCGTTCAACGGAAAAGTTAAAACCTACTAGCCAGCTTGCTAGTTAACGTTATTTTATATTTTGCTAATTTTATTTTTTCTGTATTAAAAAAACAAGTTATCTTTTGTTTTATTTATTTTTACTATTATAATCCATTTGACAAAGCGGAAAATAGATTTGTTGATTTCTTTATAATAAAATTAATTATTTTTAGTTAAAAAAACTAAAATACACAAACCTTATTCTGTCAACTAATAAGAAATATAGTAATAAAAACCTTTAAATCTCAACGTTTTTATCACCTTTTTTTTGATACAATAAGCGAGGATTTGTGAAAAGATAGAATATTGAAAGGCGTGTAATAATTTGATTAAATCAGTTGTATTTGATGTTGACGATACAATGTATGATCAGCAACAACCATTTAAGAATTCAGTTCAAAGCGTGGTACCTCAAGTAGCAGAAGAAGATATGCATGGATTATATATCCGTTTCCGCCATCACAGCGATGAGAATTTCCCAAAAGTCATGGCTGGAGAATGGACACTTGATTATATGCGTGCACACCGCATTAGTCAGTCCTTGATCGATCTAGGTTATTCACCTATCTCTGATGAAAAATGCTTAGTTTTCCAAGAAGTCTACGAAGAGGAACTAGCAAATATCTCTCTTCATCCTGAAGTAAAAAAAACACTTGATTTTCTTAAAGAAAAAAATATTCCATTAGGGATCATCACCAATGGACCAACTGATCATCAAACAAAAAAATTAAATCAACTTCAATTAACAAATTGGATTCCTGCTGATTGTATGCTAGTTTCTCAAGCAACTGGCTTTCAAAAACCAGAAAAGGAAATCTTCCAATTAGCCGAGAAAACTTTCAATATGTCACCTAATGAAACACTATACGTTGGCGATAATTACGAAAACGATGTGTTAGGTGCTAAGAGTGCCAATTGGCAGACGTTATGGTTCAATCACCGCAAACGTTCCATCAACGAGCGTCCAGTGTGTGATGTAGAGATCAACGAGTTCGATCAACTGCTATCCGCTATAAAAACTGCTGTAGGAGAAGCTCAGCTTGTCTGATCAAATAAGCATCTGCGAATAAATAAACAAGAAAAACCAAGGAAGATCACTGCGCAGATTTGCGGCTCTATAATTTATGGGACTGATGAATCAGAATTGATTCTTCAGTCCCATTTTCATTTTAGGTATTAAAAAACATATCGTTCTCTAGTATGATTAAATCACCACAAAATAAACAACTGAGAGGACGATATGCTATATGAATGATTCTATCAAAAAAATGCTGAGAATAATAGAGAAAGATTTGATGATTACAGAGGTCTCTTACGAGACCCTTCAGAAGAAAAAGACGTTGGTCGTCGATGCTGTTCTCTCGCCTACTCCTCGTGCTTGTAGAAGTTGTGGTTCTACTGTGGTAGATGGAAACGGGAAAGCAATTATAGTGAAAAATGGAAAAAAAGAAACGATTGTCCGTTTTGAACAATACAATCATATGCCTTTGGTTATGCGCCTAAAAAAGCAGCGCTATACCTGTAAAAACTGCCGAACCCATTGGACTGCTCAAAGTTATTTTGTCCAATCCAGACATTCAATCGCAAATCATGTTAGATATAAAATTGCTTCTTTACTGACTGAAAAAGTATCTTTATCTTTTATTGCGAAAAGCTGTCAGGTATCTTTGACCACTGTTATTCGTACATTGAAAGAGTTTAAAAGCTATTTACCAAAGCAATCTAAGAAGATTCTCCCAAGAGTATTGATGGTTGATGAATTTCGTTCGCATGCTTCCATAGAAGATAAAATGAGCTTTATTTGCGCAGATGGCGAAACAGGAAAATTAATAGATGTTTTGCCTACGCGTAAATTACCTCGATTAACAAGCTATTTCTTAAAGTGTACCAATCCAGAAGAAGTAGAATTCTTGGTGACAGACATGAACGCCGCCTACTTCCAGCTCACCAAACGTGTTCTGCCAAATGCGAAAATAGTGATTGATCGGTTTCATATTGTCAAACACATGAATCAAGCGTTCAATGAGTTGCGTATCCGTGAAATGAATGAACTTCGTAAAGCAGGACAGAAAAGCCAGGCAGAAAAACTGAAAAAGAACTGGCGCTTTTTGCTAAAAAATCGTGCAAACATCAACCATTATGAATACAAAACATGGAAAAGTTTCCGAGCACCAAAATACCCATTTCTTACTGAAGCAATGATGATTGATCGATTGCTTGAGTTTTCTACGCCCCTAAAGGAGGCGTATCCCTTTTTTCATGAATTAGTTGAAGCCTTTCGAGACAAAGACCCTGACTTATTTTTCTCCTTATTAGCAGAACTTCCCGAAACGTTGGATGACAGCTTTCGGGAAAAGCTTCAAAACCTTCTGACCTATGAAGAAGGCATCACCAACGCAATGATCTATCCTTATTCCAATGGAAAAATAGAAGCGAAGAATACCCACATAAAGACAATGAAACGAGTATCCTACGGATTTAAATCATTCGAGAACATGAGAATTAGAATCTTTTTGATCAATCAATTAATCAAAGTAAGATAACAAAAAATCTGAGCCAGAATGAGGTTCATTCTGACCCAGATTTGATTTTGCACAACTCATCAGTCCTTATTGACAAAGAGCCAGATTTGCGTGGCTATCTTCCTTGGCTTATTTACTGTTTCCTGTATAAGAGAGTAATTACTCAATAAATGATCTTTACGTTTTATTCGTCATTTTCACCAATACTTAGAATCAAACGAATATCGTCTTCTGTTAGTTTCGTCAATTGTTCTTCGTTTCCTTGGATTACTTTTTGGAACAATTCTCGTTTTTCTTGCTGTAAGGAATCCATTCGCTCTTCGATTGTTCCTTCAGCAATCATTCGCCATACTTCAACAACATTTTTTTGTCCAATACGATGGGCTCTTCCAGCAGCTTGTTCTTCGATCGCTGGGTTCCACCATAAATCATAAAGGATGACTGTATCTGCGCCAGTTAGATTTAACCCAGTCCCTCCTGCTTTAAGTGAAATAAGAAAGACATCTTTTTCACCCGCGTTGAAAGCATCGACCATGGTTAAACGATCTTGTGCCTTTGTACTTCCTCGTAAATAAAAGGTACTTAGCCCTAATTCAGCTAATTCCTCTTGAAGGATCGTCAGCATACCCGTAAATTGGGAGAACAACAAGACACGACGGTTATTTTCTTTTGCAGCTAGTAATAAATCTTTTACTTGTTCTAACTTACCTGATCCACCTTGGTAGTCTTCTACAAACAAGCGAGGATCACAACAAATTTGACGTAAACGTGTCAGTCCTGCCAAGATGCCGATCCGATTCTTTTTGAACGACTCTGAATCCATAGCTGATACTTCTTCACGCATTTGTCTTAAATAAGCAAGGTACACTGTTTTTTGTTCTTCCGTCAACGCAGAATAAAGATTCATTTCAGTTTTTTCTGGTAAATCTTTGAGAACTGTTTGCTTATCTCGTCTTAAAACAAAAGGTCGGATCATTTGCGCGATTTCATCTGTCGTCAATTCTCTAAAACGTGTCCGATTCGGAAAGAATCCCGGCATGATTGTAGCAAATAGTGACCATAGTTCTTCAAGGCTATTTTCGATTGGTGTCCCACTTAAAGCAAAGCGCTGTGGAATATGCAACTCTCGTAAAGCTTGAGCAGTCTTTGTGCTGCTATTTTTCACCATTTGCGCTTCATCTAAGACTAAATAATTAATCGTCGATGATTGATATTCAGAAAGATCCTGACGTAAGCTCGCATAAGAAGTAACACGAATATCTACTTTTTCAGCTAACAAAGTTTCTCGCTCTTTCTTATTGCCATTGATCACTTGGACACTCAATGAGGGTGCAAACTTTTTCACTTCGGCTTGCCAGTTATAGATCAAACTCGCCGGTGCTACGATCAAGGCGTCCAACGCACCTTTTTCTTCTTTCTCCGAAAGCAGAAAAGCAATAGTCTGCAACGTTTTCCCTAGACCCATTTCATCAGCTAAAATGCCACCAAATTGATAATGACCTAACATTTTCAACCATTGGAAGCCTTGCTTCTGATAGTCTCTAAGCTCTGCTTGCAAATTCTTTGGTAAAGTGGCTTTGTAATTCGTAGGATCGATCAAGTCTTGAGTCATTTGTTGGAAAGAATCGCCAAAACTAGCATTACTTCCTGTAAATTGTTCTTTGATCATCAATCCTTGATTTTTTGGCACTTGGATAACGCCATCGTCTGAACGGATCGTATCTCTGAATTGTTGTAGGATTTTGCTTGTTTGTTGGAATTCTTCTGAATCAAACGATAATACCTGTCCACTTTCTAAGGTATAAAATGAATCATTTCTTAACAAACTCTGCAAAACATTGTCGATTTCATGCTCGTTGATTCCTGTCACATCAAAGCGGATATCTAGCCATGATCCTGTTTCTTCTACTTCGATCTGTGGTTGGTGTTTTTGTGCATCTAGATATAATTCCCGTAATTTTTTTCCTATACGGACTTCTCCAAATTGACGAAAAACAGCTAATTCTGTCCGGAAAAACTGATACAAAGCTTCACCTTCAGGTAATGGACGTTCGTAGCCCGTTTTATTTTTCCGGTAACGGTACATACGAAACAAATCAAGGACCCGCTGTTCTTGCGCCGTATCTCTCAATATTTCGGTAGTTTGCTCAGCAAGCGTTTCATGTCGTTCATCTGTGGAGAACACAACATCTCCATATACAAAATCGATCCTTGCTTGAATTTGCCCTTTCATTTTTTTAAAAACAAAGACAAACTCTACTGGAATATCTGCGACTTCTGCTGTCACTTCATCATCAATAGCAACGGTTCCTATCTGATCTAAAAGCGGTAAAATTTCTTTAAATAAAGAAGACAATTCTTTTTTATGAAAGGCAACTTCTGGCTCTTCAAAACGTTTCATCAGTTGTTTCCAAGTCAAATAGATCGTCTGTTGCTGTTTAGTCAAATGATAGATAGTACCTTGTCTGATCCCCCACTGATAGTGAGACAAGAACAAATCAAAGTCACTTACGGCAGTCAATTGATACTGTGTTTCTCTCTTCTTGACTTGAAAACTTAGCGGTTTCGTATCATCTGAAAACTGGATGCCATGATAAGTTTGATCATTGATCTGTAGTTTCAAACGTGTCGATTGATTCATACGCTCTAACAAAGATTTCGATTGATCGATTGGCAAAAGTAAGTAACGCTTGTCTAATTTCCCTTTTACCAAGACACCGTTTGCGCCTAATAATGTTTGTGTCTGTGCAATACCTGCGAATAGCTCCATTAGTTGTTGATCTTCTTGTTGGAAAACTCGGTGCTCTAAACGGAATTGATACTGTTTATTGACCGTATAGTTTTCTTCTTCTGTATACGCCTGTAGAAATTCATAAATATTTTTTACGATGTATGTCTTCTTAGGTGTTTCTAGAAAGCCCACACGTAGATAAACCGCCAAAATAGAAAGTTCTGGATGGTATTGATTGGTTTCGATCTGTTCGACATGATAATCGATCACTAAGGGTTGCAAGGATTTAGTAGAAGTCTTCCCTTTTAATCGGGCAAATCCTTTTGTCAATAGTTCTCCTTCACTGGTCTTTTTCGTTGGTTCGATCATTTTTTGATCTTTCTGCATGATACGAGAAAGTTGTTTCGATCGTAAATAAAGTTCTACTGCAACAGTGTGCTTGCAATAATGATGTTCTTCCCAGTATGGGCATTGACAGTAGTCGATTTCTTTTGCTGTACCATCTAAATCAACTAAATACAGCTCGCTACCTAAAACCTCTGCATGCCACACATTATCTTCTTGATCTGGGACAACCGATAACACACGGTCTTCTTGCAAATATTGACGCCCTCTTGCAATGACTTTTTCCGGAATACTCCATTTCATTGTTATCAATCTCCCTTCTTAACCAAAATGGTAGTGTATTTCACTCTGTCCACTACCTTTTGTATCAATTCGTATTTGTTGCAAGACACGTTCTTTCAACTCACGTACATGGCTGATGATCCCGATCATCCTGCCTTCGCTTTCAACTGTTTCTAATGCTTCCATCGCCATTTCCAAGGCTTCTTCATCCAGTGAACCAAACCCTTCGTCAATAAACAATGCTTCGATCGTGATTCCACCAGCTTGCGCTTGAATCACTTCTGCCAAGGCTAAAGCTAATGATAATGCAGCAATAAAGCTTTCGCCTCCGGATAAAGTATGCGATCCTCTGGTCGTTCCTGCTTCATCATCGTACACGTTGATCTCCAGGCCAGTCTTTCCGCGGTAGCTACCAACTTCTTCATCTAATTCAAACTGATAGCGGCTTTTTGTCAATCGTATCAGATGTTCATTAGCGACTTGCAAGACTTCTTGTAAATAAACTTGCAAGACATAACGTTCAATACTTGTTTTTTTAGGATTTTCGCCATTCATTGTCTGTGATAATTGTTGCAACTGGATCAATTCATCTAGTTGTTCCTGACTATTTTGATAACTTGTAGTAAATTCCATGATCACTTTCTGATTGGTTTTATACTCTTGTTGTAAGTGATAGATCAATTGTTGTTGCTCTTCAATGTGTTGTTTGATTTTTTCGATTCGTTCACTCAACACTGTCAAATCTTGGGATTTTTCATCATAAGTGACATGTGCCAATTGTTCTAAGCGAGTGGAAAGAACCAACTGTTTCGTTTGATAATCCTTGATCGTTGTTTTTCTATTTTCGTATGTGACTGTTTCTTTTAACAACGCTGCTATTGCTTCTTGCGAAGAAAAATCAGTGTGTTGCTCTAAGAAACTAGAGATTTTCCGTTGTTCTTTTTCATATTGAGCAATTGTCTTTTCGATTTGTTCAGTCAACGCTTCGATTTTAGTCGTCAAAACAGCTGATTCTTGCTGGAGTTTCTCACCTTGGGCCATTTGCTCTTCCAATTCTTGCTTGCTCTTGCTCGACTGTTCGGCTAATTGATCAGCTTCTTTTACTAAAGTATCAAGGTCTTCTGCTCCTAATTGTTGACTCAATCCTGCCATCTCACCTTGGAGTCGTTGGATTTTTTCATTATGGAGCATTTGTTGAGCTTTGATCTGTTCACTTTGTTCTTTGTTGCTGGCTAGTTCTTCCATGACCCTTACTTGTGCTTCTTCTGCTTTTTTGATTTCCTTTAAACGAGCATTGAGGGTTTTCTCTATTTCCGCCAACCCTTGAACAATATCTTCTTGGACATCTATTTGGAAGGTGGCTTTTAACTCTGTGTTCAAATAAATTGCTTGTTGATCCAACTGTTGACTCATTTCCACTTGTTGCTGGCTTAAACGAGCAAGCTGTTGGTTGATTTCTTCGATTTCTGCTTCTTTTCGACCAATTTCTTGATGCGTTTTTTCGATCGATTGTTCTGCTTGGACCATTTTTTCTTCAAGCACAGCTAAGTTTTCCTGCACTGATTCACGATTATCCGGTGTCAATGGATGCTCCGTTGCACCACATACTGGGCAAGGTTCACCAGGTATCAATAGGGTTTGTAAATAAGTAATTTGTTGCTTTGCCCAGTCGCTTTTACATTGATTGAACTCGTGTGTTTGTTGTTCAAGTAATCGTTGTTTTTCTACCAATTGCTCTGTTGTTTGTTCAAAGTACTGATGATTTTTTACTAGTTCTTTGTCAAGGTGATCAAGGTGTTGCTGTTGTTCACAGTAACGTTCCCCTTCTAAACGTAAACGTTCATAAACCAACTGTTTTTCTTGTAGTTCCCCTTGGGTTGCTAAAACGGTTTGACTCGTTTGTTGTCTTTCTTGAAGGATCAATTGCTGATCTGCCAGTTGTTGGATTTCTTGCTGTAACTCACTGACTTTTTTTTCCATTACGGAAAGTTCCGATTGTTTTTCTCTGAAAGTATCGGCCACTGGGATCAATCGTTGCTTTTCTTGGAGCGTTTGACTCATTTTTGCTATTTTTTGTTCGAGATTTTCTCGTACGTCCGCCTGTTCTTGCCATTTCTGTAAATCACTTGTCACCTTATTGCACGCAATAATTAGTTGCTGTTTCTCACTTTCCTGTGTGGTAAGTGATTCTTGATATTCTTGGCTACGTTCAAGCGGTGTGCGCAATTGCTGAGCAACTTCATAATGGGAAATCCATCTTTGGTGCTCCTCGATCACTTGTTGTTGCTCATTGAGCACTTGTTGTTCTGCTAATAATTGTTGCTTTTCTTCATAAGCAGATTTTTGATTTTTCCCGTGGTAGTAATCCGTCTCGCTGATTTTTTGTTCTTCTTTCAGTTGCTCTAATACTTCTTGCTCTGAGGCGAGCCTTGTTGAAACTTGATCTTGATACTCTTTCCACTCATTGATCACTGTCTCAAAAGATTGTAGACCAGCCGGTTGCTTCTCCTCATAGGAACTAAATTGCCTTTGCAATAAGACTAATTCTTGCTCTAAATGATCCAGTTCTTTTTGCTTGTTCTTGGCTTTTTCTTTCAATTGTTCGGTGAATCGTTGAAAGAATTGTGTGCCGAATAAGTTACGTAAAACTGTTTCTTTTTCACTACTAGAGGAAATCAAGAAATTCCGAAATTCTCCTTGCGGCAGTAAGACGATCTGTGAAAATTGTTTCGCATCTAAATTCAATAGTTCTTTGATTTCTTGATCGACTTCACTACGTTTTGTTAATTGTCGAATTTCTTTTCCTTTTTCATCAAAGATCGTTAAACTGACTTTTGCCGCCTGTTTTCTCATGCCCTCACCCTTGCGTTTAGCTAACAATTGTTCAGGCTTACGTTCGACTTCATAACGCAACTGTTGATGTTCAAACGAAAAAAAGACACTCGTTTCGTCTTCTGGTGTCGCAAATAATGACCGCATCTCTTTGCCAGACCGCAACCTTCCAGATGTTTCTCCAAAAAGCGCATAAGTCATGCCATCAAAAATCGTTGTTTTGCCAGCCCCTGTTTTTCCTGTAATCAAAAACAAGGCCGCTTGGGTCAATTTTGAGAAATCAATCGTTTCATCAATAAATGGGCCAAAATTTTTCAATCGTAACGTCTGTGGTTTCATACTTGATCATTCCGTTTCTGTGAGTTCTTGCAACGTTTCTTCTAACCAGCTCATTTGTTGTTCTGTCATCGGTTCATCCACCATTTCGGTAAAGAATGTTTCCGCGAGTTTCTTTGGTTGCTTGATTTCAAGTGTCTGTCGTTTGCTTGTGGAACGATGCCGTCCATTGACACGTTCGACACCAAGTATTCGAGGATAGATTGCTCGTAGTTGGTTCATCATGTTAGGAATAACTGCGCGATCTTTTAAATAAATCTGCAAATAATTTTCTCGGTTGATCGTATGGTAAAAACTTGGGTCTAATAATTCTTTAAAACTAGCAGTTACTTCAGCGATATCATACAAAGGTGTGATTTCTTGAAAATCCAACACCAAGGTGTCAGTTAGATCAACGATCCAAACACCTTTTTTCTGATTGATCTCTGAAAGTGAGAATTTAAGTGGCGAACCACTGTATCTAGCATTTTCTTGTTGCAAGGCTGCTTGATTATGAAGATGTCCTAAAGCGACATAATCAAATGGCTCCAATAAACTACCTGGAATCGCATCTAGTCCGCCCACTTCGATTTTTGTTTCTGAATCTGATTTCTTACTACCCGTCACAAAAAAGTGGCTGACCAGCACCTGTTTTTTTTCAGGATCAAAAGCGAGTTGCATCTGGTCAACTACTTTTTCCATTGCTTGTTGGACCGTGCGGATCGTATCATCTTCAAAATAACTTCTAGCAGAGATTGGTTCAAAATAAGGCAATAAGAAAAATTGAGTATTTTGATAGTCGATAGGTTGGAAAGCTTCAGCAAATCGGGTGTGTAAAAAGAATTTTGTTTGGCTGAACCATTCAGTTCCAGCAGATAATCGAACACTGCTATCATGGTTTCCTGAGATAGCGAAAATCGGGAATTTTTCGTTCAGGTTCCAGTCGATCATCAATCGATTGAACATCTCTACGGCTTCTACGGCCGGAATACTTCGATCATAGAGATCACCTGCAATAACGATCGCATCCACTTTTTCCTTTTTCGCAATCGTTAAAATCTCAGATAGTACATGTTCTTGCTCTTTAAGTAAATCGTAGCCCTGCAATTTTTTCCCTATATGCCAATCAGCTGTATGTAAAAAACGCATCTCATCACCTCAAAAAAATATCCTTCTTACTATTATAACACTTCCATCAAGGACATGACAGCTAGAATCAATTACAAAAAGGGGATTTTATAACAAAAAAAGCGATAAAGAAGCGGTGTCTTAGACAATCCGTTTCTTTTATCGCTCATCGAATAAAGAACAATTATTCTGTTTCATTCTTTTTTATGATCTCATATTTAAAATCAGGATTTACTTCCTTGTCTAGTTTATCAAATGCGGCTTGTGTGCGTCGCTCGATTTCTGCCATTCCTTCCTTGTCAGTTTTTTTGATATCTGACAAGTCGATCGGTTCACCAAAGCGAACAATCACTCGTTTGCGTTTGAATAGATCACCTAACGTGAGAGGTCCTTGATACACAGCTGGAACGATTTTTACTTTGGCCATTTTGGCAATTAACGCCATTCCACCTTTCAACTCAGTCGCATGTCTTGTCCCACTTGGAAACATGATCAATCCTAGATCGGTTGATTTTAGAATCTTGACAGGTGTCTTGATCACACTTGGTCCCGGATTGTCTCTTTTGACTGGAAAAGCATTCGAGCGTGTTAAGATAAATCGTAAAACAGGGTTTTTGAACAATTCTTCTTTCGCCATAAAACTAAACGATTTAGGTGATGCAGCAACAGCGAGATACAACGGGTCCCACCAAGTGCGGTGTGGTGCAACAAGTATGTAATTCTCGTCTTTTGGTAAGACTTCTTTATTTTCATAACGGGCATTGCCATTGATGACAGCTAAAATCACTTTAACGAGCCCGCGCATAAATCGATAGAACATATCCTCTTCCTTTCTTTACTTCTCGTTCCTATAGTATGCCTAAAAAAGACCGATTTGACAAGTTCTCTTGGTTCTTTTGAACAAAAATAGTATACTACATACGATTAGTTTTTTCATTTGGAGGGAATTAGATGCTTCACGAACATGAACGTATTGACCAATTATATGCAAAAGATATTAAGATTATCCAAAGTTCCCAAGTTTTTTCCTTTTCTTTAGATGCTGTATTGCTTGCTCATTTTGCTCGTGCGCCAAAAACCGGTCAAATCGTTGACCTTTGTTCAGGGAATGGTGCTGTCGGACTATTTTTAAGCAAACAAACACAGGCAAAGATCGATGCAATCGAACTACAGCCACGCTTAGCTGACATGGCTCGACGGAGCATTTCCTTGAATCATTTAGAACAACAAATGACCGTGCATACGATTGACTTAAAAGAAAGTTTATCGGTTGTCAGACACAACTCTTGTGACTTAGTCGTCTGTAACCCCCCTTACTTTAAAGGCTTACCTACAAACAAAAAAAATCCAAATGAGCATCTAGCAATTGCCCGACATGAGATCCATACAACGTTGGAAGAAGTGATCCAAATCTCCGGCAAGTTATTAAAAACAAATGGTCGCTTAGCTCTTGTACATCGCCCAGAACGTTTCTTAGAGATTTTGACCCTTATGCAAACCTATCAGATTGCACCGAAACGTGTTCAGTTTGTTTATCCTAAAGTAGGCAAAGAAGCAAATATTTTATTGATTGAAGGAATCAAGCAAGGAAAAGCCGATGGTTTCAAAGTGTCTCCACCTTTGTTCACCTACGATACGCAAGGTGAGTATACCCCTGAACTCCGTGAGATGCTTTATGGAGAATAACCATTACTTTTATGTGTTGCACTGCCAAGATAATACGTTCTATGGAGGATATACCACCGATTTGGCTCGTCGTTTACAAGAACATAATAATGGCACAGGTGCGAAATACACACGTTTGCAAAAAAGACGTCCTGTAAAAATGATCCATGCAGAAGGATACGCTACAAGAAGTGAAGCCACAAAAGCCGAAGCCGCGTTCAAAAAACAAACACGTCGGCAAAAAGAAACCTATTTGAAGACACACCCTTCTCTTTCTTTACCTGATCAAACGGAGTAAAAAAATTTTAGAGAAAAAGAATGCCTCAACGAAAGATCGGAGAACGATTTTCGTTGAGGCACTTTTTTATAAGAGTTATCCTACTGCTCAGGTCAAAACATTGCTGTCACAACCCCAGTTTTTATTCACTTACTTGAGTACTATCAGATAGAGTGTCGCTCGTACTAGTCGAAGCAGTCTCACTCGTTTTACTTGTCTCTGATTCTTTTGTTCCACCTAATAGTGCTTCACTGACTAGATGGATATAATTCAACATACCATCTGGATTTGGATGGACTTGATCGTCATAGAACCATTCACTGTGACCGTTACTATAACCGTACCAATCAATCACTGTCATGTTATCATATTTCTTTTCCATTTCTGTGAGCATGGCGTTGACTTCATTTTGCCAGCGCTTCGTTGGTACGCGAACATTGACCCAGTAAACTTTGCGATCCCCGATCGCGTTCATCAAGCTATCAAATTGCGCCTCAGAAAAAGAGCCATTTGTTCCTAACCCAATTAATACCGTATCTTTCAATAGATCCCTATTTTTCAATTCTTCGATATAAGGAAGGCTTGTGTAGAGTTGACGACCGACATCGCCATCTACGACTACTTGCGGATATAGTTCTTTTAAATCTGCCGCAGCATCTAACATGACTGAATCACCAAATGCAGTCAGCTCTAGTTGTTGGGCTTTTTCCCCTTGCGCTTTGGTCAAATCATATTTATCCAAAATCGCTTGGTCAATAGGTGCTACATTATTGCCTTGATTATTCTGACTTTTTTCAGCTAGTTTTTTACTTTCAGCAATATTCTTTTGTAATTGCTCTTGGTCCGCTGTCACAGCATTTTTAGGTGCAGTGACGAACCCGACTAAGGCAATCGCTACG is part of the Enterococcus mundtii genome and harbors:
- a CDS encoding DEAD/DEAH box helicase, whose protein sequence is MKWSIPEKVIARGRQYLQEDRVLSVVPDQEDNVWHAEVLGSELYLVDLDGTAKEIDYCQCPYWEEHHYCKHTVAVELYLRSKQLSRIMQKDQKMIEPTKKTSEGELLTKGFARLKGKTSTKSLQPLVIDYHVEQIETNQYHPELSILAVYLRVGFLETPKKTYIVKNIYEFLQAYTEEENYTVNKQYQFRLEHRVFQQEDQQLMELFAGIAQTQTLLGANGVLVKGKLDKRYLLLPIDQSKSLLERMNQSTRLKLQINDQTYHGIQFSDDTKPLSFQVKKRETQYQLTAVSDFDLFLSHYQWGIRQGTIYHLTKQQQTIYLTWKQLMKRFEEPEVAFHKKELSSLFKEILPLLDQIGTVAIDDEVTAEVADIPVEFVFVFKKMKGQIQARIDFVYGDVVFSTDERHETLAEQTTEILRDTAQEQRVLDLFRMYRYRKNKTGYERPLPEGEALYQFFRTELAVFRQFGEVRIGKKLRELYLDAQKHQPQIEVEETGSWLDIRFDVTGINEHEIDNVLQSLLRNDSFYTLESGQVLSFDSEEFQQTSKILQQFRDTIRSDDGVIQVPKNQGLMIKEQFTGSNASFGDSFQQMTQDLIDPTNYKATLPKNLQAELRDYQKQGFQWLKMLGHYQFGGILADEMGLGKTLQTIAFLLSEKEEKGALDALIVAPASLIYNWQAEVKKFAPSLSVQVINGNKKERETLLAEKVDIRVTSYASLRQDLSEYQSSTINYLVLDEAQMVKNSSTKTAQALRELHIPQRFALSGTPIENSLEELWSLFATIMPGFFPNRTRFRELTTDEIAQMIRPFVLRRDKQTVLKDLPEKTEMNLYSALTEEQKTVYLAYLRQMREEVSAMDSESFKKNRIGILAGLTRLRQICCDPRLFVEDYQGGSGKLEQVKDLLLAAKENNRRVLLFSQFTGMLTILQEELAELGLSTFYLRGSTKAQDRLTMVDAFNAGEKDVFLISLKAGGTGLNLTGADTVILYDLWWNPAIEEQAAGRAHRIGQKNVVEVWRMIAEGTIEERMDSLQQEKRELFQKVIQGNEEQLTKLTEDDIRLILSIGENDE
- a CDS encoding HAD family hydrolase; protein product: MIKSVVFDVDDTMYDQQQPFKNSVQSVVPQVAEEDMHGLYIRFRHHSDENFPKVMAGEWTLDYMRAHRISQSLIDLGYSPISDEKCLVFQEVYEEELANISLHPEVKKTLDFLKEKNIPLGIITNGPTDHQTKKLNQLQLTNWIPADCMLVSQATGFQKPEKEIFQLAEKTFNMSPNETLYVGDNYENDVLGAKSANWQTLWFNHRKRSINERPVCDVEINEFDQLLSAIKTAVGEAQLV
- a CDS encoding ISL3-like element ISEfa11 family transposase; translated protein: MNDSIKKMLRIIEKDLMITEVSYETLQKKKTLVVDAVLSPTPRACRSCGSTVVDGNGKAIIVKNGKKETIVRFEQYNHMPLVMRLKKQRYTCKNCRTHWTAQSYFVQSRHSIANHVRYKIASLLTEKVSLSFIAKSCQVSLTTVIRTLKEFKSYLPKQSKKILPRVLMVDEFRSHASIEDKMSFICADGETGKLIDVLPTRKLPRLTSYFLKCTNPEEVEFLVTDMNAAYFQLTKRVLPNAKIVIDRFHIVKHMNQAFNELRIREMNELRKAGQKSQAEKLKKNWRFLLKNRANINHYEYKTWKSFRAPKYPFLTEAMMIDRLLEFSTPLKEAYPFFHELVEAFRDKDPDLFFSLLAELPETLDDSFREKLQNLLTYEEGITNAMIYPYSNGKIEAKNTHIKTMKRVSYGFKSFENMRIRIFLINQLIKVR
- the spxA gene encoding transcriptional regulator SpxA, with the protein product MLTLYTSPSCTSCRKARAWLQEHQIPFVERNIFSEPLNSSELKAILQMTEDGTEEIISTRSKVFQKLNMDLDELPLQELLELVQNNPGLLRRPIMIDNKRLQVGFNEDEIRRFLPRDVRQLELRQAQLMAGL